In Ciconia boyciana chromosome 1, ASM3463844v1, whole genome shotgun sequence, the genomic stretch AGCACTTCTAGAATGACGCTAGCAAGTGCTGTGGCAGCTTGAGGCAGCTTATCAGAGATGGCACAGTGCCTGGGGAAAGAATGGTAGATATATAGCAGTTCAGTAACTCAACAGGCTCACAGAAGCCATACACTCAGTTGGAAGTATCAATTCCTAAGTTTTATAGCAAATACTGAAACACCCAACCATCCATTTAGATAACCACTGGATCTGTCAGAGATATACACAGTCTTTATGTTCTGAGAAAGTTCTGGACTACAAATACAAAGAGAGCTCTTTTCCTATTAAAGGTACAAAAAAGGCACGTTTCTTAGAAGCATAAAGGAAcatgaaggaaaacataaataaatcaaagtgaCGCTAGGACACTACATTCAGCAAAAAGATGGCTGCATCTTAAGAGATGGACTGTCTTTGAAGAGTAAGGTCAAAGAAGGAACAACCACAGGCCTatgaatttctttcatttttctaacaGAGAAGATGACAACAAAGAAAGCCCCCTTTATAGAGAAGGAGAATCCATGAGAACGTGGAACACCAAATGCAAATTCCCATAACTCACTGGCCTGGCGGAGGGAAACATCTCAAAAATCTTAGAGCTCAAGGCTGAGAGGGATGTTAGATTGACTTCAGTAGGGGTGAGGAACTTTCAACAAAGGACCAGACTGCTTCAGTTTGAGCAGGTAACTCAGAACAGTCTGAACTgacaggaagggaaggaagaccAACAACCTCATCAACACAAAAGCCTAACCTAGTTAATAACGTGAACTCCCTTCCAATACTTATAAGGCTATCTCTGACTAGAGAGAAATAGGAGTGCTGAAAGAGCAAGCCTTCCTGCATCTGCAGCATGGAGAAAAGGATTTCAAGACTGAGATGAGCCAAACAGCCCAAATTCTGCAATAACAGgtacaggagcagcagcagaggtctGTCTGAGAAAGGGATGAAGATGAAGCCTTGATATTAAAATTCTGCCCTGCCACTGCAGTGGACATCATTTGTCCTGCCTTACCGTGACTGAAACTGGCAACAAAGGTCCTGGAGCATATGCTTTAACCACACTATCAGGGAATTGTCCAAGAGGCAGCCTGATCACTGAACTACTCTCATGAAAGCGTTGAAGACACATGAAAGAGTGTTCAGGAAAGAGTGAGACAAACTGATCTATATCAAAGAGACACCACTCCTGATCCATTGGTAGAGCTGAGACAGAGTTTTTGAGAAAGTTGGGAAGGGCCTGGTAGATGATCTCCCAATTAATGAGTCCAGTTCTCTGTGCTCATCTGCCAAGGGCTAATCAAAttctggaagagagaaagaaaacctctGCACACCCTCTCCATGTtaacaagtttaaaaaaggaTAATTGAGTGGTGAAGTCCTCGCTTGAGTGAACACATTTAGGTATGATGGAAAGCCTTGCATGCAGTTCAGATGAGGTGGAACTCCATGATGTGCGGCTTCCAGTCCTTTGGCCAGTCCCTGTTTTATCCTGTTGGCCAAACAGGCTGTCAAACTCAGAGAGAACACATCTAATGCTACTTCTTggaaagctggagaaaattTAAGGGTCATTCCCCAGTGGAAAATACCTTGATGCTGCTACCACAAGAGATAGCTTTCATACCTGAAGGAACAGCAATGCTGACTTAGGGACTTTGTCTGTGCCACAATCCCTTGGTCACTTAGATTGAGAGGTCTTGCCTTTGTCTTAACATGATGGAAAGGTTAGGGGGAAGTGCCTCCTTGAGCACAAGTCTTAGGACAACCATTTCTGGCTGTGTCAGAATGAAAGCCCTCCACTGGTGCCAAGAATGGTGACAAGTATTCCAACTTGGCCGATAATAGCATTTTGCGGTTTTGGCCTCACAGATGAGAAGAGGCTTTTGTGGATTCTCAGGCTACTGTCTAAGCTTCTGATGCCCTCCCATTCCACTTTTAAAAGTATGGCAAAGGGATCACACAGGAGCACGCCTTATTCTGAGGCAGTAAAGGCATCTCTTATACAGGTGACAAGATATAATTCAAATCTCACAGATCAGACAAGGCAAAAAGGTAATCCTGACACTGTTGAAGATTAAATGAACAAGAAATAACTTGCTTGGCCGTCACAAAAAACTGAAATAGCTCTAGGTAACATCTGTCAAATGTAACGTGCTGAGAATAAGAGAAGATGGTTGCAAGTGCAGGTACCATAAAGAGCAAACATCCCCCAAACCTGAGCAATAAGGTCCACATGCAACAGGAcaaccacttaaaaaaaagtatttagaaGATTTTATTAGTGGAGCAGGAGACATAACACATTCCTTTTTAGTCTTCCTTAATTCTGTgggctgaaaataaatgcatattttttcagaatgacaaaattaactttaaaatgcaaCTAAATATGGCCTATTGCATAGAAATGTGCCATTAATAGCACAGTCTCTTTTCAGAATAGAAGTGCAGTTCAAAACCAATATTGAAAGGTTTACATTTACTATGGCAAAACAGGCTGCTAGAttagtttgccttttttttttccttatgaaatCAGAGATTTGCTCCTAGATCTTGTGAGCCTAAATTTGCTCTCCCCAGAACTCATTGCTTCAAAGTCTCCAAAGGGAGTGTTGTTACTGAGTCTCATGAATTTTCACCCATCAGTGTCTCCCAAATTCCATCAGCACTGACAGAAAATTTCACATTTCACCTTGAGAACacctacagaaaaatgtaattacccctttattttattttattttttaatggtgaGTGCCTCATGCTCTCTGTTGCTTTGGCCAAATCTAGGTCTGTAAACATGGTAGGGCTGTTTCACAGGCAGCGCAGTGGAAGCTTGTGATCACTTTCTTTTTGTGCAGAACAGCTACTCCTGAACTTGGAGTGGCAAATTATAAGGACTGGTTAATGTTAGGGCCACATGCTCAGCAATAAGCTGCTTGTGACATGAACCAAGTTTTCACTTTGTACCAATTTGGTGCTTCGTGCAATGAGGATCTGGCTTTTAACATATGCTGCTACAATGCTACAGTTATACCCTATCAAGCCAAATTAATCCTGATAAAATACCGCTAACTTTAACTGCGTTTCAGTGCAGTCATAGGGTCTCTCTTAGATATTAATTGTGTAAGTGACGAAGTTACTCAGGAGCCCATTTCTCAGCTTCAAATAATGTGCTAGTGTAAGAGTACTACGTCTCTGGTGAGCAGTGAGGACACCACAGAGCATTCTAGATCTTCCAGTGATCGTGAATTAATGGAGTTTCAATtaaatagaaggaaaagaaatgtaggTATGCAGCTTTGTTTCTTAACTTCAAAATGGCAAACTGTGCcaaatgttattttagaaaatagCCTGAACTCAGGGATTAAACATGAAGATGCCTGTCATtttgcaaagttaaaaaatcACTAAACATAgagtgtatatataaaaatttataaaagtaTAGTATATTCTAGATGAAAGTATCTTATTTAGTACTTCTTTACTGACTTAGTGCAAGAAGTAGGTACATACTGGTGACATTTCTCGATGACATGAAGTTGAGACATACAATTAATGCAGGAATCAATTAGGATACCACACAGGAAGACAAGGACACCTTAATGCTTAATATTAACAGAAATAGGTGATAATTCAACTGATGTGCAAGGTCATACGCTTTAGAATTACTAACAGTTATCTCTATTATCATCCAGGCATCTCCTTAGCTGGACAGgacaagcagaagaaagatgaaaatactTACTGACAAAGGATGATTGTGAGCCACCAACCTAATATGCCTGTGAATACATGTGATTCTAGGAGACCGCAGACAAGTTATTTCCAGCAGCTGTGCCATTGTACAAAGTCCTCATAAGGCAGCATTTAAAAGCCTGCATATAATTCCGTGTGGAAAGATTAGGAAAAAGACATTCACATGGTATCAGATGGAGATATCTGAAATCCTGGGGGAAAGAGAAGCTGCCTTCTAAGAGGAGAGTCGGAGAGCTTGGCTAGATGATCCTATTTATCAAAACTAGGGCAGGAACATGGTGTCAGTTTCTGAAGTCACACCATCAAGTCCAGTGGAGGGTCACCACGCtggtcaggggctggagcacacaATATACATGGAAAGGCTGAAGGATCCGGGTTTATTCAGCCTAGAGGAGAGGAGGCTCGGGGAGACTTTATTGCAGTCTACAGCTACCTGATGGAAGGATatcagagaagacagagccacaCTCTTCTAAAGGGTGCACAGTGATATGATGAAAGGCAATGGATATTGTTGGAACATGGAAAATTCTGATTAGacataaagcatttttatatttttaaccaTAAGGAATGTCAAATACTGGAAGAGGTGCCCAGTGAGGTTttggaatctccatccttggagggtGTCCAACTTGAaatggccctgagcaacctgatctgattagacctgctttgagcaggggttggactagatgaactccagaggtcccttgcaacccaaattattctatgagtctatgaaaatgcattaacaaggagaggaaaaaatcccaCTAGTTAAACCTAAAAAATattgccacaaaaaaaaaagaccatagTTAACCTTAGGGAGCAAAATGAGCAGGTTTACAATCAGAAAAGTTCGTAAAcagtaaggagaaaaatgtatttaccttcaaaataaaattagataCATTTATGAAATGGAGTGGAATGAAAAGGACTGGACTAGCAACCCTGAAAGTGCCACATCCCTATGATCTGTGTTGATGCTTAGTTGTGACAATCCTAAATCTATTTCTGAAACTTAGTATTTCCGAATCACTGATGACATTTTTACATAAACTCATAAAACAGTGAAGGAATATGGACCAATACAACAATTCAGcatatttttccccagtatgAAATACTCAAAAACCACAGGAAGAATTTCACTGGTACTTGCAGCAAAAGAGCTGGGACAGGCTGTTGTCACCCACCACCAACATAATTCAGCCTGCAGCCTACCTCTGGGCTGCCCTTGAGAGTGGGTCCACGTGCTAAGTGAATTGGTCTAGGAAACCAGATTTTTCTCCTACGGACAACAGATTAAGCTTCTCACACTGCGTTTCTGGAGATGTTTCTCTGCAGTCGGAGGAAAAAGCACGTCTTGGTTTTATAGCATCACTCTATGCAAGAAAGTATTTCCTTGGCAAAAACTGAATTGTGTTGGTGTAGTCTTTCTAGTTCAGCAGAGAAGGCTTCACACATGCTTCAGTTGAATGGGTAAGTActcaaaacaaagcagtaatACTCTTTGCATGTCACATTATGAGAAACAGGTGAAAATTACCTACACCAGTTTGGAGAATGGTATTCTGCACTTTCCACAAGGGCTGCTGCTCCTTGGTGACTGAAAAGTTTAACAGATGCTCTTGTGAAAGCCTATTTGCCAGGTGAAACGGAGAGCTTTTGCTTTGGCTGCCTCTCAAACGCAAGactacaaaatgttttccagaaaagctCAGATCGGAGAGATTACTCACAAATTGCCTTTGTCATCACTCAGAGAAGAACTGTCTCTGgctggaaatatttcagagataTTTATTGTAttctgaaaacttcattttatttctaacttaTTTACAGTTAAACATTCAGAATCATAAAATAtgaagtataaaatatttaacaaaatagaTGCAGTTCATGTTGTTCAGATGCACCATAGATATATGATGAAACAGTAAACAGCACAGGAATTTCCTGATGGTCCTCTCTCTCATTTACCAgggaaaggagggtgtagacCTGCTCTGTACACTCTGGTCTGACCACTACAGCATCAACCTTTCATTTCAGAGAGAACAACGACACTCTGATTTCTGCGTCCTCTGTCTTCCACAGTTACCTTCGCTATCTGAAATGCAACACTGTAATGTTCAACACATCAGATACCCTCTGAAGTTGGTAttttcaatacttttttttttaaatatagaactTCCTAGAAAAGAAGAATCAGGTAATTCAGGCCATATGAACAAAAGAGtcatttattatatatatattctctaGTAAGTTATAATAGTCTCTTggattttaaatgtctttttgctattttcaatgcttaaaaattataattttaaaacattaaatattgtGTTATATACATTAtgatttaatttctcatttctaaacATGGAGCATTCTCCAAGTGAAAACCtggatgaaacagaaaacaacttcATTGACATTAACAGGCTTTAAAAGTTCACTTCATACAACCATAGATTTGACTATATGAAAAATAGCCAAACATCAATTTGCTCctagatgggatttttttctgttcatttttctggTCTTggggagagggtttttttggcttttgtttttgtatAAACGGAAGGACAGATCTGGTCATTACTTTTGTCAGTGTtcagtattttaactttttttttaatctcatacctattttatataaaataacaaaatatacaGAGAAAGCTGAGTTTGTTACATTAGTTCATACacatacagtaaataaaaattttttatgTATGGCTTTGCAAAGGTAGATTATGAAGtgacttttgtattttatttgtttaaaagcattttaagagaACGTGTTAGTGTGCTTACAATAGCGGCCATGGTAGTCGAATGTCGAGCCAAGAGTTTAATGCTAGGATCACTGGAGGTCTTGCCTGACACTGCTTCTGCAGccttcagaagacaaatgtaGTTTATTACAACCTCATCTATCTTAGCTATaatttcctgctgctgtgtttcagaGTTCATGACTTTAACTAAACGCATGCAGGCTTCTGTTAAGCAACAGAGTACTTGGAAGCTGGAAGTCATAGCTAAAAGCATTTCCTCAGGGCTTTTATCAGCCATGGCCATTTTCCTGCAGGCACTTCCCAACTGTCTCGATTCCATAGATAACAGTTGTTTGTACTTAGAAAGTTTAAGGTCATATGTTTCTGGATGTAAATCTTCTCTCTTGCCCATACTTGCTCGGACCAGTGAGAGTAGCTCATTGGCATCCTTTTGTGCTGCAATAAATCCATCAGGCATTGCATACGTCTTCTCTTTCATCACATTTATTCGTGTGATTCGTGCATCGAAGGCCACATCGTTGAGATTCACATCAATTTGGCCATCTTGGATGTCAGCACTGCTCTTCTCATGCGCATTGACTGCCTCATCTTGCAGGGGCTCAGTAGCTTTTGGGGACTCCAAGACTTTCTGCtcattttcactggaaaacaaCTGACCGACTGGTTCTGCGAGCTCACATGGGAGCTGTGGTTCGAAGAGACACGAGAGCTGATGGCTGTCTTCAGCATCTTCGTCATCGTTGTCATCGTTTCCTCTGCTTAGGAAACAATAGCTAAAGGGGCCACGACACCTCCAGGTGCTGGTGTCCAGCTTCCGCAAGGGCAACGTTCGACACTGCTTGGAGTCCTTCTGACTGGCGCCTGTGCCTGAACACCTCTTACTGTCCTTCTTATCAGTGCTGACGTACACACAGCTCTGGGAATAACTTTTTGACAGCTTTTTGCCCAGGGGGAGTTCCACCCTTCTCTCCAATTTGGATTCATCCCTTCGGGTGATGTCCAGGCATTTCAAGCTGGCTGCGGCTGCCTTCTTTTCAAACAGCATCTCAATGCCTGCAGATCCTCCAATGATGCTGCTGCTGCGTCTCAGCACTTTCCTGTTGTGCGGCATCCTGAGGCTTCCTCCTATCATGTCATATGGCCGTAAACTAACTGTTGCCCCACAAGCCTGATTTACTTTGGGAATGTCACAAGAGTCTTGATTTTGACTTGGCACCTTTGATTCTGATAGCATGGATGATAGCATGATGGAGTCAGCTAGAGGCTGTCTAGGAAAAGCTGTAGGCATGCCTCCTTGTCTTCCCTTTTCAGGCTCTGTGAAAGCTACACTAGGGGTAGTAGAAGAGCAGACAGAATAATTAAGCATCACCCTGATAATATTGAGACTGAACTTTCAAATATCTTTAACAGTCAGGACAAATAGATTCCTGGTATTTCCCAGTGGTCTCCattcctcaaaatatttcacaaaaaattcATGGCTAGTTCCTCATGTCTTTTGTATTTCAATCTATCAACAGCTTACAACTTATGAGTAGTTAATTGTTCGTTCCACCACAGCAGACTcgtttaaaaaaaggaatagaaaatcATCTATAAAACTTCCTAAATCTCCCCTAATATATAGATTggatattttctgttaaataatgaaatgaatattttcagattaaaataccTTCTTTAACTATACCTGAGAGGGTATGGAAAGCTGTATTCATGGTAATTTTGGTTTGGTTATGTGTTTTTTTGGcagagaaataacatttctcaTTCTTGCTCCTAGTCTGTTCCACTTTTAGATCTTCATGCATTCACACACTACTGCTACATGTAGGTTGCAACCCAGGAAGAGGGAAGCATTTAAAACCCAACTGAAAGCATTTCCAATGCTGTCTCTGAAAATCTGCGGGTTTTTATAACAGTAAGTTCATAAAATCTCTTGAAATTGGAACTTAAAAATGCGGTAATGGTTCTATATGTAAATTATTCTTTAAGGAAACACCTACTGTCAGATGGTGAAGTAAATACATGCTTAATAAGATAGTGACATTTTCTCATCCTTACATTTAGAGCTTTTTATTCATACTGGCATGTTTTTGACAATCTGCTAAAATAGCATATAAGATACATAATAAATGAATCacagtttttcctctcctaCATTAATATACCTTGTGAAGTCGTCTCATATTCTAACAAGTATACTGGAACTCAAGTGACTATGGATTTTGGAGAGGCTCCCAAAGAGTGGAGGAGAGGCCTCTCCATTAATGTccccccaaatatttttaactgtaatgagaggttttaaaaaaattaatctttgtaAGCAGCTCATAAGAACATCTCAACATGTACCAGTAAATTGAATAGATACCCCAAAGGTCTCATGCTGCTGTCTGCTACAGCTTGACAATGTACTTTCAGGTAAAGCTAATGCAAACTTCACACCTAGTCCTCATCCTTAACATGCAGCTTTAAAAACGAACATAAGAAACACTTTATTACTGCTGTACCTGTAGTTTCTTTTATCTTGGGGATCCGATGACATCCTTCTCTCAAAGTACCGAACAGTGGTTCAGCATTAATTGCTGAATGCACGACAGGCACCGTCATTCTGTGACACACGGCTtcaggctgctggtgctggtccTTGTATGTCGTTCCATGGTTTGGAAGAATGGCAGCTCTTTCATCTGCTGGAATATAGGCAATGCCCTTCATTGATGGGTCAGAGATAATGTGCTTAACATCAGAGGTACAAAGAGGAGATTCAACGGGGGTAGCACATGTGCTACTGCCTGTGCTGCATCCTGCATCCACTGAAGAGCACTGAGAGCTTTGCAGTGAGAAATGGCCTTCACTTTGCAGAGATGACATGCGCTTAGCCAAGTGATATTCACAAAGTCTAGCCACGCTCTGCTCAGCTTCTGGAAGCTTTGAAGGATGGTCATCTGCAGATAAATCGGTATCTTCTGCATCGTTTAGGTCTTTGGCTGAAGACACAGGAGTCATATCTGACAGGAAGTTTTCACCTTGGCTAAGCCCCGAGGTATCATCCTGATCCACCTCAGGATCCACTTCATCTTTACAGTCAGTTTCTGTTTTACCAAGGACAGGAACTCTTGGAAAAGTCTTCCCGTTCACTGTTTCTGGGCTTGGCTTATCTGCTGCCCCATCATCGGCAGCGTACCATCTTTGGCGAAAGGCAGTTCTCTCCACATTAAAAGTGCTTAGGCGTTGACTGTCTCTTGCTGAAAGAGTTCCAAATTTAGCTTTTAGATCTTCATCAGTCTCTGCTTTTTTAGTTCCCTGTTGCTTTTTCACAGTAGCATTGCCATCAGAGGGTGCTTTTACTTTGCTGTCTgtcatcttatttttccttttactagTGCAAGAATATACCAAGGATCCCATGTGCAATTTGCTAAAATAATCAGTGACAGATTTTGTTTCCATGGTCTCTGGCTCCATTTCCATGTTATCTGAATGAAGAATCTGCTTTGAAGGCACAACTTTTGACTGTAGCTCTGCAGCCTGACGACCAGCCAAAGGCTGTGAGGGCTTCATGCCTGGCCCTCCAGCCTGATTCTTAGTGATGGGAAACTCAGTCTGCTCTTCCACAAGGGGTTGGTAGCCTTCACTTGTGGTCAAAAACATACGTGCAGTGTTTTCCGACTGTTTCTGTGCCGCGGCTAGTTCAGAGCTTTCAGTCATTTCAGAGGAATTTGTTTCATTGCCAGAATCTGAAGATGACTCAGGGCTATATGCTCGCAGGATAGCTACACCTACAAGCCACAAAAAATAAGAGTCAATTAAATGACAGCAGCTGAAGCACCTGGATAAGTGACAAGCAAAGGGGATGTGTTAGAGACAAAAATATGCTTGGTAAGAATACTCTGACTTTATTGCACAGTTCCCAGGACAGGTAGTTTAGTAACATAACGGTAGTTCCATTAAATAATATGGAATATGATGTATGCAAaatgatggcaaaaaaaaaaaaaaaaaaggaaaaccaaaaaaaccccaaccctcaTGAAATGGAGTATTTCCAAAGCTAAATGGATGAGATGATGGAATGATTTTCAATGAATAAATGTAACTATGGTGAAAGAACCTGAATTGTCATTCGTCTGCTGTTCCTCTGAAGCAGCCAAAGCTTCTAGTGCTTGAAGTGTAGAGACTACAGCATCATCTAGCCCCTTCTCACACTTCCCCTCTGTATTAGTAGGGACAGCATCGATAAGTGACACTGGAATGTCATCATTGCCTAGATTACTGGCTTGCTCCTTGTTGTCTCTAGGCTGCGTTGCTTGATTCTGAGAGTCTTCCTCATCTGAACTGTCCCTGAAGCCAGGTGGAGGAGCAGCAATGGCCATGTTTAAGGTATGCAATAGGAAATCATCTTCATTATCATCACCTTCCGGAGGGGGAAGTGAAGTCAAATCAATAATGTCATCACTAGAACCAGAAAGGCTGAGAAGAGCAGGCCTATTGATTTCTCCTACCATAATGTCTTCTTCACAGCTTACTTCATCTTCATCTTCGGCAtcatctgtgttttctgcatAACAAATATCATGCAGCAAAGGCTCTTCTATCCCTTCCGCAGCTCCAAAAATTTTACCATCGTTTATAGTTGCGTAAACAGAATTTGTAGCAAATTGAATGCTTTCAGCATCTGGTGACAACTCCAGGCCTTTAATGTCATTGGCATTACTAATATAAATGGCTCTTTGTTTGTCTAGTACTTCTGGACTTTCATCCAAAAGCCTTTCATAGCCAAGAGTCTGGGGGTTGATACCATCCAAGTTGTGATCTCCAAATATAAAGGAAACTTTTGCTCCCCTGGGGGAATCCTGTGCTTTCTTGCTAGATTCCAAACCTGAGAGTGACAGCAGTGAAGGCTGattaaaatttctgctttcttctgcttcagtggGGTCACTTTGCTTGGCCAGATGCTGATCAAATCCACCTGAATTATAAGTATTTTCTATGTACAGATGTCTGTGTTCTTTTTGACATAACAGACTTTCAGAAACATCTACAGTCTTCTGCTTTGGATCAGCAAAGGACATTTGAGTCTCTTGATCTCCGTCAGCCAGGAAAGTGGTAGTTTTTGGTATACAGTTCCACTCAGAAGCAAGGAGATTATGCTTCCCTCTATTTTCAGTTCCTATAGCATGATGAAATAAAGTCAACGTTGTGAAATCAAAAAGCAAAGTcatgtaatttttaaacagtaacTTGTTAATACTGACAATAAACACTCTGAATAGGACAGCTAGGCCatcaaacacttcagaaaagcactttCAAACTCACCTCTGTTCTAAGTTAAATACCTGTTGATTCAATGACCTAAAGTTTAACTGGTACTTTTGTACTTTAGTACAAAACTAAACCTCAGCTAGGTACAAATGCTATTGCAGGAATAGTaacacaaaaccaaatcccCAGCTGGTTTCTCCAACATCATATGCATTCTTACAAAAGATATATGCGTATAAAATAATAACACTCACAGGGAGCGTGCATCTGTTTCACTACAGTATGAAAGACATTATTCACCTGCTTTATTTTACCATTAAGATGCTATCATAGGCTGAATATTAGAACATTATAAAGCTGAACTGATATACTGTGGTGCTAGGTCTGAGCCAGCAATGAGATCTCATTTGGCATAGCCTTCTATTTATCTGGGGGTGCACTGGCTTAAGTTGGCTTCTGCTTTATACATTGGACCATTGTTAACATACTGTGCAATGAATACCTGTTTCTCGGctccctgtatttttcttgttggcCATGTTAAATATTGAGCGCCTTGAGTCAACCAGCAGTCTATAGTATCCAGCTGTTAGGCAAGCAAGATTCATTGCATCTGATGACTCCATCAGTAGAGTAATAGGCTAAGAAGAATACAACCAAGTCTTGGTTAAGGCTGTTCCTCCTCAATCTGTTTACCTGCTGACAATACTACTAAGGAATTACAAAAGGAATTACATCACAAACaccacactgaaaaatacacaCGAGAACTTATTTTCCTCACTACCAATATAAAACAGTATCAAACATTTAGAAAAGACTGGAGTTGCAGTAAGGTAGAAGTCCAACTGGACATTGTAACAGCTGATTTTGCTCTCTTTCTGAATGAAGCCAACCATTTTAAGTACCATCTTTTTCTTGCATAGATACATTATTCTCGCCAAAGCACTGTTTACTGTTACTCAGAAACTGCCAAGGGCTAAGAACCTCATACATTAGGTGCTGGAGTCTTACAGTAGTATGGGCATCTGCAGCTTCCCAGAAAATGAGGTGCCCTAAGCACAtgtaaagaagcaaaaaacGGGAAGCAAATAGAGTCAGGGAAAGTTCATGTtcagaaaatgcagttctgaGGTTAAAGCTATCATTACACAGCAGTGACAGTGAATATTACAATGACAGCTTAAAAGAGTTCAGTGTTTGTGGCCTGGCATCACTGAAAAGACAAGTGACGAAAAAATAAGCAGATAAACAGAGacaaagagaacagagaaagatCCTCAGAAGGGAgatcagcaaagaaaacaaactcaaagcgtttaaaaaaaaaagtcagacctaacagaaaaatgagagacCTCAGAGCTCTGAAAAACTACAGCTGCCAGGCTAGAGAACATCGAACCCAAGACATCCATGTGAAACATACTTTCTTTaattcccttttattttgccacaatatataaatttatttgcCTAAAACTTTTGTTCATGTCTCTGTAGCTTTTAACACCAAAAGCTGCTcttctcaattttattttaaggtagTTAGCCTCTACAACTCCtagaaaggaagtaaaaatgaaGCCCTTACCATGACACATAGATAGAAATTACACCGTAGA encodes the following:
- the FRMPD4 gene encoding FERM and PDZ domain-containing protein 4; the encoded protein is MDVFSFVKIGKLSGHRNKSSGWPHPSGTWSLNQGTPYGWEMTANRDGRDYFINHMTQSATFEDPRIESCQITPPAPRKVEMRRDPVLGFGFVAGSEKPVVVRSVTPGGPSEGKLIPGDQIIMINDEPVSTAPRERVIDLVRSCKESILLTVVQPYPSPKSAFISAAKKARLKSNPVKVRFSEEVIINGQVSETVKDNSLLFMPNVLKVYLENGQTKSFRFDCSTSIKDVILTLQEKLSIKCIEHFSLMLEQRVEGSGTKLLLLHEQETLTQVTQRPSSHKMRCLFRISFVPKDPIDLLRRDPVAFEYLYVQSCNDVVQERFGPELKYDIALRLAALQMYIATVTTKQTQKISLKYIEKEWGLETFLPSAVLQSMKEKNIKKALSHLVKANQNLVPPGKKLSALQAKVHYLKFLSDLRLYGGRVFKATLVQGEKRSEVTLLVGPRYGISHVINTKTNLVALLADFSHVNRIEMFTEDESSVRVELHVLDVKPITLLMESSDAMNLACLTAGYYRLLVDSRRSIFNMANKKNTGSRETGTENRGKHNLLASEWNCIPKTTTFLADGDQETQMSFADPKQKTVDVSESLLCQKEHRHLYIENTYNSGGFDQHLAKQSDPTEAEESRNFNQPSLLSLSGLESSKKAQDSPRGAKVSFIFGDHNLDGINPQTLGYERLLDESPEVLDKQRAIYISNANDIKGLELSPDAESIQFATNSVYATINDGKIFGAAEGIEEPLLHDICYAENTDDAEDEDEVSCEEDIMVGEINRPALLSLSGSSDDIIDLTSLPPPEGDDNEDDFLLHTLNMAIAAPPPGFRDSSDEEDSQNQATQPRDNKEQASNLGNDDIPVSLIDAVPTNTEGKCEKGLDDAVVSTLQALEALAASEEQQTNDNSGVAILRAYSPESSSDSGNETNSSEMTESSELAAAQKQSENTARMFLTTSEGYQPLVEEQTEFPITKNQAGGPGMKPSQPLAGRQAAELQSKVVPSKQILHSDNMEMEPETMETKSVTDYFSKLHMGSLVYSCTSKRKNKMTDSKVKAPSDGNATVKKQQGTKKAETDEDLKAKFGTLSARDSQRLSTFNVERTAFRQRWYAADDGAADKPSPETVNGKTFPRVPVLGKTETDCKDEVDPEVDQDDTSGLSQGENFLSDMTPVSSAKDLNDAEDTDLSADDHPSKLPEAEQSVARLCEYHLAKRMSSLQSEGHFSLQSSQCSSVDAGCSTGSSTCATPVESPLCTSDVKHIISDPSMKGIAYIPADERAAILPNHGTTYKDQHQQPEAVCHRMTVPVVHSAINAEPLFGTLREGCHRIPKIKETTAFTEPEKGRQGGMPTAFPRQPLADSIMLSSMLSESKVPSQNQDSCDIPKVNQACGATVSLRPYDMIGGSLRMPHNRKVLRRSSSIIGGSAGIEMLFEKKAAAASLKCLDITRRDESKLERRVELPLGKKLSKSYSQSCVYVSTDKKDSKRCSGTGASQKDSKQCRTLPLRKLDTSTWRCRGPFSYCFLSRGNDDNDDEDAEDSHQLSCLFEPQLPCELAEPVGQLFSSENEQKVLESPKATEPLQDEAVNAHEKSSADIQDGQIDVNLNDVAFDARITRINVMKEKTYAMPDGFIAAQKDANELLSLVRASMGKREDLHPETYDLKLSKYKQLLSMESRQLGSACRKMAMADKSPEEMLLAMTSSFQVLCCLTEACMRLVKVMNSETQQQEIIAKIDEVVINYICLLKAAEAVSGKTSSDPSIKLLARHSTTMAAIVSTLTRSLKMLLNK